A genome region from Choloepus didactylus isolate mChoDid1 chromosome 14, mChoDid1.pri, whole genome shotgun sequence includes the following:
- the RPL30 gene encoding 60S ribosomal protein L30 has translation MVAAKKTKKSLESINSRLQLVMKSGKYVLGYKQTLKMIRQGKAKLVILANNCPALRKSEIEYYAMLAKTGVHHYSGNNIELGTACGKYYRVCTLAIIDPGDSDIIRSMPEQTGEK, from the exons ATGGTGGCCGCAAAGAAGACG AAAAAGTCTCTGGAGTCTATCAACTCTAGGCTCCAACTCGTTATGAAAAGTGGAAAGTACGTGCTGGGATACAAGCAGACTCTGAAGATGATCAGGCAAGGCAAAGCGAAACTAGTCATCCTCGCCAACAACTGCCCAGCTTTGAG GAAATCTGAAATAGAGTACTATGCCATGTTGGCCAAAACTGGTGTCCATCACTACAGTGGCAATAATATTGAATTGGGCACAGCGTGCGGAAAATATTACAGAGTATGCACACTGGCTATCATTGATCCAG gtgattctgatatCATTAGAAGCATGCCAGAACAGACTGGTGAAAAGtaa